From one Streptomyces sp. ICC1 genomic stretch:
- the idi gene encoding isopentenyl-diphosphate Delta-isomerase — protein sequence MPTTPATAANSASTGTGTQEPIMLELVDESGSTIGTAEKLSAHQAPGLLHRAFSVFLFDEQGRMLLQQRALGKYHSPGVWSNTCCGHPYPGESPFAAAARRTYEELGLSPSLLAQAGTVRYNHPDPASGLVEQEYNHLFVGLAQASVRPDPEEIADTAFVTAGELAKRHAEVPFSAWFMTVLDAARPAIRELTGDAAGW from the coding sequence ATGCCGACCACACCAGCCACCGCCGCGAACAGCGCGTCCACCGGCACCGGCACTCAAGAACCGATCATGCTCGAACTGGTCGACGAGTCCGGCAGCACCATCGGCACGGCGGAGAAGCTCTCCGCCCACCAGGCCCCCGGTCTGCTGCACCGCGCGTTCTCCGTGTTCCTCTTCGACGAGCAGGGCCGCATGCTGCTCCAGCAGCGCGCCCTCGGGAAGTACCACTCCCCCGGCGTCTGGTCGAACACGTGCTGCGGTCACCCCTACCCCGGGGAGTCGCCCTTCGCGGCCGCGGCCCGGCGGACCTACGAGGAGCTGGGATTGTCGCCCTCGCTGCTCGCCCAGGCCGGGACCGTGCGCTACAACCACCCGGACCCGGCGTCGGGCCTCGTGGAGCAGGAGTACAACCACCTGTTCGTGGGACTCGCGCAGGCCTCGGTGCGACCGGATCCGGAGGAGATCGCGGACACCGCTTTCGTGACGGCCGGGGAACTGGCCAAGCGGCACGCCGAGGTTCCGTTCTCGGCCTGGTTCATGACCGTGCTGGACGCGGCCCGGCCCGCGATCCGCGAACTGACGGGTGACGCGGCGGGCTGGTAG
- a CDS encoding ATP-binding protein, with protein MDGSGSVPPVEGGEPEVAAAPLAYEGVWRFTAPAVEESVPQARRAVRDLLGRQEVPADRDLVYSLLLIVSELVTNSVRHAALLSPEVAVEVAIGREWVRVAVEDNHPYRPKALEADFGQTGGRGLLLVREITLEAGGVCDVEHTSTGGKVIWAALPLSTPAASPAATPTSAV; from the coding sequence ATGGATGGCAGCGGGAGCGTCCCGCCAGTCGAGGGGGGCGAGCCGGAGGTAGCGGCTGCCCCCCTCGCATATGAGGGAGTGTGGCGTTTCACGGCTCCCGCAGTAGAAGAATCCGTTCCGCAGGCCCGCCGCGCGGTGCGCGACCTGCTCGGCCGCCAGGAGGTGCCGGCCGATCGGGACCTGGTGTACTCCCTGCTGCTGATCGTCTCCGAACTGGTGACGAACTCGGTCCGGCACGCGGCCCTGCTCTCGCCGGAGGTCGCGGTCGAAGTCGCCATCGGCCGGGAGTGGGTACGGGTGGCCGTCGAGGACAACCACCCCTACCGCCCCAAGGCGCTGGAGGCCGACTTCGGCCAGACCGGCGGCCGGGGCCTGCTCCTCGTCAGGGAGATCACGCTGGAGGCCGGCGGGGTCTGCGACGTGGAGCACACCTCCACGGGCGGGAAGGTGATCTGGGCGGCCCTGCCGCTCAGCACGCCCGCCGCCTCGCCGGCCGCCACCCCGACCTCGGCGGTCTGA